From Streptomyces durmitorensis, a single genomic window includes:
- a CDS encoding Na+/H+ antiporter subunit D, whose protein sequence is MNALVPLPVVLPLTACGLSLFIGPRLRMLHRLIGIGVLAAVLVVDIVLLVEADRGGPLVVHLGDFAPPLGVTLVADRLAALMLTVSGAITLIVLIYALGQDMVDREERAPIAVFHPAYLVLVSGVSLTFLAGDLVNLYVGFEIMLMASFVLLTVGGTEPRLRAGSTYVVVSLVSSLVFLAGIAVAYAACGTANFAQLAVRLAELPLGVRTLIEALLLTVFGVKAAAFPVAAWLPDSYPTAPAPVTAVFAGLLTKVGVYSILRAETLLFPGNRLSLLLMAVAFSSLLIGILGAVAQTDLKRLLSFTLVSHIGFMLFGLALGSRGGIGGAIVYTAHHITVQTTLFLAAGLLERRYGTTELTRLGGAARTAPLLAALWFVPAMNLAGIPPLSGFLGKLGLMRAGAADGGSEAYVLLGACAVASLLTLYVMAKVWNLAFWRAAPSQLPLEGTVLEDIDDDEDSVVAVGAGNGGAVAVVPATVCVRTTARVPRVMIAATVGAVLLGLSYTVLATPLTGLADRSAAELLARTPYITAVLGP, encoded by the coding sequence GTGAACGCCCTCGTCCCGCTGCCCGTCGTGCTGCCGCTGACCGCATGCGGCCTGAGCCTGTTCATCGGGCCCCGGCTGCGCATGCTCCACCGGCTGATCGGCATCGGCGTCCTGGCGGCCGTCCTCGTCGTCGACATCGTCCTCCTCGTCGAGGCCGACCGCGGCGGCCCGCTCGTCGTCCATCTCGGCGACTTCGCCCCGCCGCTCGGGGTGACCCTGGTAGCCGACCGGCTCGCCGCGCTGATGCTGACCGTGTCCGGGGCCATCACCCTGATCGTCCTGATCTACGCACTGGGCCAGGACATGGTCGACCGCGAGGAGCGCGCTCCGATCGCCGTCTTCCACCCCGCCTATCTGGTCCTGGTCTCCGGGGTGTCGCTCACGTTCCTCGCCGGCGACCTCGTGAACCTCTACGTCGGCTTCGAGATCATGCTGATGGCCAGCTTCGTGCTGCTCACGGTGGGCGGCACCGAACCGCGCCTGCGGGCCGGTTCGACGTACGTCGTCGTCTCCCTCGTCTCGTCGCTCGTGTTCCTCGCGGGCATCGCGGTCGCCTACGCGGCCTGCGGCACCGCCAACTTCGCGCAGCTCGCCGTCCGGCTTGCCGAACTGCCCCTCGGCGTACGGACGTTGATCGAGGCGCTGCTGCTCACGGTGTTCGGGGTCAAGGCCGCCGCCTTCCCGGTGGCCGCCTGGCTGCCCGACTCCTATCCGACCGCGCCCGCCCCGGTGACGGCCGTCTTCGCGGGTCTGCTCACCAAGGTCGGCGTGTACTCGATACTGCGCGCCGAGACCCTGCTGTTCCCCGGCAACCGGCTCTCCCTGCTGCTGATGGCCGTGGCGTTCTCGTCCCTGCTGATCGGCATCCTCGGAGCGGTGGCCCAGACCGACCTCAAACGGCTGCTGTCCTTCACGCTCGTCAGCCACATCGGCTTCATGCTCTTCGGGCTCGCGCTCGGCAGCCGCGGCGGCATCGGCGGCGCCATCGTCTACACCGCGCACCACATCACCGTACAGACGACGTTGTTCCTGGCCGCGGGGCTGCTCGAACGACGTTATGGGACAACGGAGTTGACGCGACTGGGGGGCGCGGCGCGCACCGCGCCCCTGCTGGCCGCGCTGTGGTTCGTGCCCGCCATGAACCTCGCCGGGATCCCGCCGCTGTCCGGCTTCCTCGGCAAGCTCGGGCTGATGCGGGCGGGCGCCGCGGACGGCGGGAGTGAGGCGTACGTGCTGCTCGGCGCCTGCGCAGTCGCCAGCCTCCTGACGCTGTACGTGATGGCCAAGGTGTGGAACCTGGCGTTCTGGCGGGCCGCACCCTCCCAACTCCCGCTGGAGGGAACCGTGTTGGAGGACATCGATGACGACGAGGATTCCGTGGTCGCCGTGGGTGCAGGGAACGGAGGCGCGGTGGCCGTCGTCCCCGCCACCGTCTGCGTGCGCACCACGGCCCGTGTGCCGCGCGTGATGATCGCCGCGACCGTCGGTGCGGTGCTGCTCGGGCTGTCCTACACCGTGCTCGCCACGCCCCTGACGGGACTGGCCGACCGCTCGGCCGC
- a CDS encoding Na(+)/H(+) antiporter subunit C yields MTVSLSLLVCAVVLTAVGGVLIHTRSLTRVLIGVIVCGNGVNLFVLTTTGRAGVPPLLYPGVAHTRVTDPLPQAIVLTAVVITLATTAFVLAMVYRSSQLTGSDFVPDDVEDRRVVLRAEIAEERAELRELHRGEGPRAWRDERREQRRRLRADRAFQARARDATGDLWDDILGADPPPPPIPARQENDPR; encoded by the coding sequence GTGACCGTCAGCCTGAGCCTGCTGGTCTGCGCCGTCGTCCTGACCGCCGTCGGCGGGGTCCTCATCCACACCCGCAGCCTGACCCGGGTGCTCATCGGGGTCATCGTGTGCGGCAACGGCGTCAATCTGTTCGTCCTCACCACCACCGGGCGGGCCGGCGTTCCGCCGCTGCTCTACCCCGGCGTCGCCCACACCCGGGTCACCGATCCGCTGCCCCAGGCCATCGTGCTGACCGCAGTCGTCATCACCCTGGCCACCACGGCGTTCGTGCTCGCGATGGTCTACCGCAGCAGCCAGCTCACCGGCTCCGACTTCGTGCCGGACGACGTGGAGGACCGGCGCGTCGTCCTGCGCGCGGAGATCGCGGAGGAGCGCGCCGAACTGCGCGAGCTGCACCGCGGCGAGGGGCCGCGCGCCTGGCGCGACGAACGCCGCGAACAGCGCCGCAGGCTGCGCGCCGACCGTGCCTTCCAGGCCCGCGCCCGGGACGCCACCGGCGACCTGTGGGACGACATCCTCGGCGCGGACCCGCCCCCACCGCCAATCCCCGCACGGCAGGAGAACGACCCCCGGTGA
- a CDS encoding Na+/H+ antiporter subunit A has product MTVLVLAHFVVALCAVPLVRRFGPRAFVGLALPPAAALAWALCQWGTLTGGGTRDEAWTWIEAYDVDVAFRLDALSLVMVLLAAGIGALVLLYCVSYFAPGTRQLGAFGGNLLAFAGAMLGLVLADDLMILYLFWELTTVLSFLLIGYDSEKRAGRRSALQALMVTSVGGLAMFVGFLMLGHAAGTYRISRILDSPPAASGTLSAALVLILAGALAKSAVWPLSLWLPNAMAAPTPVSAYLHAAAMVKAGVYLVARLAPAFADVAPWRPVLLTLGTATMLLGGWRALRLNDLKLVLAYGTVSQLGFLIVLAGDGTYNTALAAIAMILGHALFKAPLFLVTGIVDHAAGTRDLRRLSGVGRSLPWVAAVAVVAGASMVALVPLLGFVAKEAAFEALLHGSVAERRVLALIVIGSALTTAYTLRFLWGAFARKPGLADTAVHRVGPAFLAPPALLAVGSLLLGPGVGWVAPLFEAYAAQYPVPAHPYHLALWHGFGPALGLSALAWVGGAALFVGRGVVVRLGRRFAWPKADEGFGRIVLGVERTALQVTGAVQKGSLPAYVATILGVMLAGLVAVLVTDRPWHGAPAPRVWDTPWQAGVAALTCACALMCLTVQRRMKAAVLAGLTGYGTALLYVVQGAPDLALTQFGVETVSTVVLVLVLRRLPVHFGEAARSWRRVASLLLALGSSVVVACAVWLAAGARTADPAGAAMTEETAHHGLKDVVATILVDFRAWDTMGESAVLAVAVLGVTSLLYVHRRQGPTPGAPPALPGGVTAWSLAAPAIQVPLKYRQTAPERSWLTAGDTLAPEHRSVVFEVIARLVFHPILMLSVYLLLCAENLPGGGFVGGLVAGVALMIRYLAGGRHELEAAAPVHPGFFTGLGLALSTGVALLGLADGTVLHAWTWHGHLPLIGDWHMGTAVLFDLGVYLLVLGVVLDMVRALGSKIDQQTEHRAGLALAGAGER; this is encoded by the coding sequence ATGACCGTTTTGGTCCTGGCCCACTTCGTCGTCGCGCTCTGCGCCGTCCCGCTCGTCCGCCGCTTCGGCCCGCGGGCCTTCGTCGGGCTCGCGCTGCCGCCCGCGGCCGCCCTCGCCTGGGCGCTCTGCCAGTGGGGCACGCTCACCGGCGGCGGAACGCGTGACGAGGCGTGGACGTGGATCGAGGCGTACGACGTCGACGTGGCGTTCCGGCTCGACGCGCTGTCCCTGGTGATGGTGCTGCTCGCCGCCGGGATCGGGGCGCTCGTGCTGCTGTACTGCGTGAGCTACTTCGCCCCGGGGACACGGCAGTTGGGGGCGTTCGGCGGAAACCTCCTGGCCTTCGCCGGAGCGATGCTGGGGCTCGTCCTCGCCGACGACCTGATGATCCTGTATCTCTTCTGGGAACTGACGACCGTCCTGTCCTTCCTCCTGATCGGGTACGACAGCGAGAAGCGGGCCGGCCGCCGATCCGCGTTGCAGGCCCTGATGGTGACCTCGGTGGGCGGACTCGCCATGTTCGTCGGATTCCTGATGCTGGGTCACGCGGCGGGCACGTACCGGATCTCCCGGATCCTGGATTCGCCGCCGGCGGCCAGTGGCACGCTCTCGGCCGCGCTGGTGCTGATCCTGGCCGGGGCGCTCGCCAAGTCGGCGGTGTGGCCGCTGAGTCTGTGGCTGCCGAACGCGATGGCCGCGCCCACCCCGGTCAGCGCCTATCTGCACGCGGCGGCGATGGTGAAGGCGGGTGTGTACCTGGTGGCGCGCCTCGCCCCCGCGTTCGCGGACGTCGCGCCGTGGCGGCCGGTGCTCCTGACACTCGGCACGGCGACGATGCTGCTCGGCGGCTGGCGCGCGCTGCGACTGAACGACCTCAAGCTCGTGCTCGCCTACGGGACCGTCAGCCAACTCGGCTTCCTGATCGTGCTCGCGGGCGACGGCACCTACAACACCGCGCTCGCGGCCATCGCGATGATCCTGGGGCACGCGCTGTTCAAGGCACCGCTGTTCCTGGTGACCGGGATCGTCGATCACGCGGCGGGAACACGCGATCTGCGGCGGCTGTCCGGTGTGGGGCGGTCGCTGCCCTGGGTGGCCGCGGTCGCCGTCGTCGCGGGCGCGTCGATGGTCGCGCTGGTGCCGCTGCTCGGATTCGTGGCGAAGGAGGCCGCGTTCGAGGCGCTGCTGCACGGCAGCGTCGCCGAACGGCGGGTGCTCGCCCTGATCGTGATCGGCTCCGCGCTCACCACCGCGTACACGCTGCGTTTCCTGTGGGGCGCGTTCGCCCGCAAGCCGGGGCTCGCCGACACCGCCGTGCACCGCGTCGGTCCCGCCTTCCTCGCGCCGCCCGCCCTGCTCGCCGTCGGCTCCCTGCTGCTCGGCCCGGGGGTCGGGTGGGTGGCGCCGCTCTTCGAGGCGTACGCGGCGCAGTACCCTGTCCCGGCGCACCCCTACCACCTCGCGCTGTGGCACGGATTCGGACCCGCGCTCGGTCTGTCCGCACTCGCCTGGGTGGGTGGCGCGGCGCTGTTCGTGGGCCGGGGAGTGGTGGTGCGCCTTGGGCGGCGGTTCGCGTGGCCGAAGGCGGACGAGGGGTTCGGGCGGATCGTGCTCGGCGTGGAGCGGACGGCACTGCAGGTGACGGGCGCGGTGCAGAAGGGATCGCTGCCCGCGTACGTGGCCACCATCCTGGGCGTCATGCTCGCCGGGCTCGTCGCGGTCCTCGTCACGGACCGGCCCTGGCACGGCGCCCCCGCACCCCGCGTCTGGGACACCCCGTGGCAGGCCGGGGTCGCCGCGCTGACCTGCGCGTGCGCCCTGATGTGCCTGACCGTGCAGCGCCGCATGAAGGCGGCCGTCCTCGCGGGCCTGACCGGGTACGGCACCGCGCTGCTCTACGTCGTCCAGGGCGCACCCGATCTGGCGCTCACGCAGTTCGGCGTGGAGACCGTGTCGACCGTGGTCCTGGTCCTCGTCCTGCGGCGGCTGCCGGTGCACTTCGGGGAGGCGGCGCGGTCGTGGCGCCGCGTGGCCAGTCTGCTGCTCGCGCTCGGCAGCAGCGTCGTGGTCGCCTGCGCGGTGTGGCTCGCGGCGGGGGCGCGGACTGCGGATCCGGCCGGGGCCGCCATGACCGAGGAGACCGCGCACCACGGCCTGAAGGACGTCGTGGCGACGATCCTGGTGGACTTCCGGGCCTGGGACACGATGGGCGAGTCGGCCGTCCTCGCCGTCGCCGTCCTGGGCGTGACGAGCCTGCTGTACGTACACCGCAGACAGGGGCCGACACCGGGTGCGCCACCCGCGCTGCCCGGCGGGGTGACCGCCTGGTCCCTTGCGGCGCCCGCCATCCAGGTGCCGCTCAAGTACCGCCAGACCGCGCCTGAGCGCAGCTGGCTGACGGCCGGTGACACGCTCGCGCCCGAGCACCGTTCCGTCGTCTTCGAGGTGATCGCCCGCCTCGTCTTCCACCCGATCCTGATGCTGTCGGTGTACCTGCTGCTGTGCGCGGAGAACCTGCCGGGCGGCGGATTCGTCGGCGGGCTCGTCGCGGGCGTGGCCCTGATGATCCGTTACCTTGCGGGCGGGCGCCACGAGTTGGAGGCCGCGGCCCCGGTCCATCCCGGCTTCTTCACCGGTCTCGGCCTGGCCCTGTCCACCGGCGTCGCGCTCCTGGGTCTCGCCGATGGGACCGTGCTGCACGCCTGGACGTGGCACGGGCATCTGCCGCTGATCGGCGACTGGCACATGGGCACCGCCGTCCTCTTCGACCTGGGGGTGTATCTGCTGGTCCTCGGAGTGGTACTTGACATGGTCCGCGCCCTCGGATCGAAGATCGACCAGCAGACGGAGCACAGGGCCGGGCTCGCGCTCGCCGGGGCGGGGGAGCGGTGA
- a CDS encoding GNAT family N-acetyltransferase — protein sequence MTDRLEAEREQAPLWGPREPCQTLVDERPPAVSEQRSVLIEGATLRLREFLPSDVEGVLAIFGDPRTTREFGMPPFRRPDAAALVEQAREGARRTPRSHYRLGVSEIATGELIGSAKLIVENQSGEGGMVRVGYRSAEVGLALRADRVSVGHSVEIGYLLGVLGFDRLGLHRVWSGFMPSNVAAQRAIEKAGMVREGRLRHYGHVDGVWHDIVQYSILEDDWKALRGH from the coding sequence ATGACGGATCGCCTGGAAGCCGAGCGGGAGCAAGCCCCCCTGTGGGGGCCACGAGAGCCGTGCCAGACGCTGGTCGACGAACGGCCACCGGCCGTCTCCGAGCAGCGTTCCGTTCTCATCGAAGGCGCCACGCTGCGACTGCGGGAATTCCTGCCCAGCGACGTCGAGGGCGTACTCGCCATCTTCGGCGACCCGCGCACGACCCGCGAGTTCGGCATGCCGCCCTTCCGGCGCCCCGACGCCGCGGCACTGGTCGAGCAGGCCAGGGAAGGTGCGCGGCGCACTCCGCGCTCGCACTACCGACTGGGCGTCAGCGAGATCGCCACGGGCGAGTTGATCGGCTCGGCGAAGCTGATCGTCGAGAACCAGTCGGGCGAAGGCGGAATGGTCCGCGTCGGCTACCGCAGCGCGGAGGTGGGACTGGCACTGCGCGCCGATCGGGTCAGCGTGGGCCACAGCGTCGAGATCGGCTACCTGCTGGGTGTCCTTGGCTTCGACCGGCTCGGACTGCACCGCGTCTGGTCGGGATTCATGCCGTCCAACGTCGCCGCGCAGCGGGCCATCGAGAAGGCCGGGATGGTCCGGGAGGGACGGCTGCGGCACTACGGCCATGTCGACGGTGTGTGGCACGACATCGTCCAGTACTCCATCCTCGAGGACGACTGGAAGGCCCTGCGCGGTCACTGA
- a CDS encoding class I SAM-dependent methyltransferase, with product MDGQKRKAQLDGVAETTLWTLHHRALAAKDPGSALLDPKAIEVIDAVDYPFERRFGTGNWGYAQGMAVRARCYDREVRRFLRDHPDGTVVSLGEGLETQFWRVDNGRVHWLGVDLPEVAALRKRLLPDAPRHRTLPCSATDTRWMDEVDASRGVLILAQGMLMYLPRDVVHRLIEGCAARFPGAELVFDTPPAWMAARTERGRWKYPAGYRPPPMLWGMTPKEQRKLRAVHPNVAAVRAVREPRGRGFLCGWLLPLANLLPAVRTRRPLWVTRVSFGPTKHHQGVSR from the coding sequence ATGGACGGACAGAAGCGGAAGGCCCAGCTGGATGGCGTCGCCGAGACGACGCTATGGACGTTGCACCACCGCGCTCTGGCCGCGAAGGACCCTGGTTCGGCACTGCTCGACCCGAAGGCGATCGAGGTGATCGACGCCGTCGACTACCCCTTCGAGCGGCGGTTCGGCACCGGCAACTGGGGCTATGCGCAAGGGATGGCCGTACGAGCACGCTGTTACGACCGCGAGGTGCGCCGCTTCCTCAGGGACCACCCGGACGGCACGGTCGTCTCGCTCGGAGAGGGCCTGGAGACGCAGTTCTGGCGGGTGGACAACGGCAGGGTGCACTGGCTCGGGGTCGACCTGCCCGAGGTCGCGGCGCTGCGGAAGCGGCTGCTGCCGGACGCGCCGCGCCACCGCACCCTGCCCTGTTCGGCCACCGACACACGGTGGATGGACGAGGTCGACGCCTCGCGCGGAGTACTGATCCTCGCCCAGGGGATGCTGATGTATCTCCCGAGGGACGTGGTGCACCGGCTCATCGAGGGGTGCGCCGCCCGCTTTCCCGGAGCGGAGCTCGTCTTCGACACCCCGCCCGCCTGGATGGCAGCCCGCACCGAACGGGGCCGCTGGAAGTACCCCGCGGGGTACCGGCCGCCGCCGATGCTCTGGGGGATGACGCCCAAGGAACAGCGGAAGCTGCGCGCGGTGCACCCGAACGTCGCCGCCGTGCGAGCGGTGCGTGAACCCCGGGGCCGGGGCTTCCTCTGCGGGTGGCTCCTGCCCCTGGCCAACCTTCTTCCCGCGGTCCGCACACGCAGACCGCTGTGGGTCACGCGCGTGTCGTTCGGCCCGACGAAACATCACCAAGGAGTCAGCAGATGA
- a CDS encoding SRPBCC domain-containing protein: MDQENVSATLTIAAPAERVFAVLAEPNAHSSIDGTGWVQKAVDRAPLTEVGQVFRMGMYHANHPDGDYQVANKVQVLDPPRAIGWLTGEEKEDGHLEFGGWIWRYDLVPLGPSETEVTLTYDWSAVPQFIREYLQFPPFGPEHLPTSLHHLSELVSGR, translated from the coding sequence GTGGACCAGGAGAACGTGAGCGCCACCCTGACCATCGCCGCGCCCGCCGAGAGGGTGTTCGCGGTCCTTGCGGAACCGAACGCCCACTCTTCGATCGATGGCACCGGCTGGGTCCAGAAGGCCGTCGACCGGGCGCCGCTGACCGAGGTGGGACAGGTCTTCCGGATGGGCATGTACCACGCCAACCATCCGGACGGTGACTACCAGGTGGCCAACAAGGTCCAGGTACTCGACCCGCCGCGCGCCATCGGCTGGCTGACGGGGGAGGAGAAGGAGGACGGCCACCTGGAGTTCGGCGGCTGGATCTGGCGCTACGACCTGGTTCCGCTCGGCCCGTCCGAGACCGAGGTCACGCTCACGTACGACTGGTCCGCGGTCCCGCAGTTCATCCGGGAGTACCTCCAGTTCCCGCCGTTCGGCCCCGAGCATCTCCCCACGTCGCTGCACCACCTGTCCGAGCTCGTCTCCGGCAGGTGA
- a CDS encoding MFS transporter yields MSTNQPPQPSADEPSGAPGAAGAGVPDARRRRTILIAVCIALMAVIASVSGLNVAQPDLAVSFGASQSTILWIINIYTLSLAALLLPLGALGDRWGRKPMLLAGLALFGVANVVAGLAPSAEVMLAARLFSGVGAAMIMPITLAVITSTFPKEERGRAIGVWTGVAGGGGILGMFLSAALVDVASWRWLFVLPVALVAVALAMALRSVPNSREKSRHAFDTVGALTSVVAVVALIFVLQEGPERGWTAPVTLLGLAVGVIAAVGFVAWELSRGDAALLDVRLFGERSLAGGSITLLAVFGVQAGIFVVLFPFLQAVLGWSGLLSTLALMPMAVLMMMASGLAPKLAARIGARSTMAAGILLAGVGLALMAAFVSVDGGYLSVLPGMLAMGTGMGLSMTPSTEAITGSLPRGRQGVASALNDVTREFGTALGVALLGALLSSGYRSAIDSRLAGLPRGAADTAREGVANAVGAADGAGAHGRALIHAARESFVDGWQQAMWAGVAVMAVLFLYVVARGPQGGDGTAEGSDDTTDEFRVAASSAR; encoded by the coding sequence ATGAGTACGAACCAGCCTCCACAGCCGAGTGCCGATGAGCCCAGCGGCGCGCCCGGCGCGGCTGGCGCGGGCGTACCGGATGCGCGCCGGCGCCGCACCATCCTGATCGCCGTCTGCATCGCTTTGATGGCCGTGATCGCCTCGGTGTCCGGCCTGAACGTCGCCCAGCCCGACCTCGCCGTCTCCTTCGGTGCCTCGCAGAGCACCATCCTGTGGATCATCAACATCTACACCCTCAGTCTGGCCGCCCTGCTCCTGCCCCTGGGCGCGCTCGGCGACCGCTGGGGCCGCAAACCCATGCTGCTCGCGGGCCTGGCCCTCTTCGGTGTCGCCAATGTGGTGGCCGGCCTCGCGCCGTCGGCCGAAGTCATGCTCGCCGCACGCCTGTTCAGCGGTGTCGGCGCGGCGATGATCATGCCGATCACGCTGGCCGTCATCACCTCCACGTTCCCCAAGGAAGAACGCGGCCGGGCGATCGGCGTGTGGACAGGCGTCGCCGGAGGCGGCGGCATCCTGGGCATGTTCCTCTCCGCCGCCCTGGTCGACGTGGCGAGCTGGCGCTGGCTGTTCGTCCTGCCCGTCGCGCTGGTCGCCGTGGCCCTCGCCATGGCGCTGCGGTCCGTGCCCAACTCCCGTGAGAAGTCCCGGCACGCTTTCGACACCGTCGGCGCTCTGACCTCCGTCGTCGCGGTGGTCGCGCTCATCTTCGTCCTGCAGGAGGGGCCCGAGCGCGGCTGGACCGCGCCCGTGACCCTGCTCGGCCTCGCCGTCGGTGTCATCGCCGCCGTCGGTTTCGTGGCCTGGGAACTGAGCCGTGGGGATGCCGCGCTCCTGGACGTGCGTCTGTTCGGCGAGCGCTCGCTGGCCGGCGGCTCGATCACGCTCCTGGCGGTCTTCGGTGTCCAGGCGGGCATCTTCGTGGTCCTCTTCCCTTTCCTCCAGGCCGTGCTCGGCTGGTCGGGTCTGCTGTCCACGCTGGCCCTGATGCCCATGGCCGTGCTGATGATGATGGCCTCGGGCCTGGCCCCCAAGCTGGCCGCCCGCATCGGCGCGCGCTCCACCATGGCGGCAGGGATCTTGTTGGCCGGCGTCGGTCTGGCGCTCATGGCCGCCTTCGTCTCCGTCGACGGCGGCTACCTCTCCGTCCTTCCCGGCATGCTCGCCATGGGGACCGGCATGGGCCTGTCGATGACGCCCTCGACCGAGGCCATCACCGGCTCCTTGCCGCGTGGGCGCCAGGGTGTCGCCTCCGCACTCAATGACGTCACCCGGGAGTTCGGTACCGCGCTCGGCGTCGCTCTGCTCGGCGCACTGCTGTCCTCCGGCTACCGCAGCGCCATCGACTCCCGGCTCGCAGGCCTTCCCCGGGGCGCTGCCGACACCGCGCGCGAAGGCGTCGCCAACGCCGTCGGCGCCGCGGACGGAGCCGGTGCCCATGGCCGGGCGCTGATCCATGCGGCCCGGGAGTCGTTCGTCGACGGCTGGCAGCAGGCCATGTGGGCGGGCGTCGCCGTCATGGCCGTGCTGTTCCTGTACGTCGTGGCGCGAGGGCCGCAGGGCGGGGATGGAACGGCTGAGGGCTCCGACGACACGACCGATGAGTTCCGCGTCGCCGCATCGTCTGCACGGTGA
- a CDS encoding NAD(P)/FAD-dependent oxidoreductase — translation MSETTAVHAAETTAVHATGELPGETVDAVVIGGGAAGLNGALMLARSRRTVVVIDSGTPRNAPADGVHGLLGLEGIPPAELLRRGRAEVRRYGGLVVTGEVASAAPAASPAPAASPAPAASPAPAASAAPAAAGGDPRFTVTLTDGSTLTARRLLVATGLRDVLPEVRGLAEHWGHGVVHCPYCHGWEVRDEPIGILAVGPASVHHALLFRQLTDDLVYFTRGTELDEDTRARFAARGVRVVDTPVTEVVASADGGIAGVRLSDGQLVARRVLAVATTMQARTDGLEKLGLPMQDLPGGTGRHFASGKAGATEVPGVWVAGNATDLTAQVGASAAAGALAGAHINADLAAADTEAALAAAQRGLTRA, via the coding sequence ATGTCTGAGACCACAGCCGTGCATGCGGCCGAGACCACAGCCGTGCATGCGACCGGCGAGCTGCCGGGCGAGACCGTCGACGCCGTGGTGATCGGCGGAGGCGCCGCGGGCTTGAACGGCGCGCTGATGCTCGCCCGCTCCCGCCGTACGGTCGTCGTGATCGACAGCGGCACCCCGCGCAACGCACCCGCCGACGGCGTGCACGGCCTGCTCGGCCTGGAGGGCATCCCGCCGGCCGAACTGCTGCGGAGGGGGCGGGCCGAGGTGCGCCGCTACGGCGGCCTGGTCGTCACCGGGGAGGTTGCCTCCGCTGCCCCAGCCGCTTCTCCTGCCCCAGCCGCTTCTCCTGCCCCAGCCGCTTCCCCTGCCCCAGCCGCCTCCGCTGCCCCAGCCGCTGCCGGGGGAGACCCGCGCTTCACGGTCACCCTCACCGACGGAAGCACCCTGACAGCGCGCCGCCTGCTCGTCGCCACCGGACTGCGCGACGTCCTGCCCGAGGTGCGCGGGCTCGCCGAGCACTGGGGTCACGGAGTGGTGCACTGCCCGTACTGCCACGGCTGGGAGGTGCGCGACGAGCCCATCGGGATCCTCGCCGTCGGCCCGGCCTCCGTCCACCACGCCCTGCTGTTCCGCCAGTTGACCGACGACCTCGTCTACTTCACCCGTGGCACCGAGCTCGACGAGGACACCCGCGCGCGCTTCGCCGCGCGCGGTGTCCGCGTCGTCGACACCCCCGTGACCGAGGTCGTGGCCTCTGCGGACGGCGGCATCGCGGGCGTACGCCTGAGTGACGGACAGCTGGTGGCCCGGCGTGTGCTCGCCGTCGCCACCACCATGCAGGCCCGCACCGACGGCCTGGAGAAACTGGGGCTCCCGATGCAGGACCTGCCCGGCGGGACGGGCCGTCACTTCGCTTCCGGCAAGGCCGGTGCCACGGAGGTGCCGGGGGTGTGGGTGGCGGGCAACGCCACCGACCTGACCGCCCAGGTCGGCGCCTCCGCCGCGGCCGGTGCACTGGCCGGCGCGCACATCAATGCCGACCTGGCCGCCGCCGACACCGAGGCGGCCCTCGCCGCCGCGCAGCGCGGCCTCACCCGGGCCTGA
- a CDS encoding helix-turn-helix domain-containing protein: MTQDNGEMDSLVRKRIRALRVAQGWSLEELATRASVSQSTLSRIENGQRRLALDQLVTLARALDTSLDQLVETATDDVITSPAIDGAHGLMRWPIKAEPGMSVVRQRMTNPPPDSPARMRAHPGREWLVVLSGTAILLLGNRRFRVETNQAAEFPTMLPHAIGAEGGPCEILGIFDRDARRGHQRENDGDGDRPRP, from the coding sequence ATGACGCAAGACAATGGCGAGATGGACAGCCTGGTACGCAAACGGATCCGCGCCCTGCGGGTGGCGCAGGGCTGGTCCCTGGAGGAACTGGCCACCCGCGCCTCCGTCAGCCAGTCCACGCTCAGCCGCATCGAGAACGGCCAGCGCCGCCTGGCCCTCGACCAGCTCGTCACGCTCGCGCGGGCCCTGGACACCTCGCTGGACCAGCTCGTCGAGACGGCCACCGACGACGTCATCACCAGCCCGGCGATCGACGGAGCCCATGGGCTCATGCGCTGGCCGATCAAGGCAGAGCCCGGCATGAGCGTCGTACGTCAGCGCATGACCAATCCCCCGCCCGACAGCCCTGCACGCATGCGCGCCCACCCGGGCCGCGAATGGCTCGTCGTCCTGTCCGGCACGGCGATCCTGCTCCTCGGCAACCGGCGCTTTCGCGTCGAGACCAACCAGGCGGCGGAGTTCCCCACGATGCTTCCGCACGCCATCGGTGCCGAGGGCGGGCCGTGCGAGATCCTGGGCATCTTCGACCGCGACGCCCGCCGCGGCCACCAGCGCGAGAACGACGGCGACGGCGACCGGCCCCGCCCGTGA